A genomic window from Hydrogenispora ethanolica includes:
- the yunB gene encoding sporulation protein YunB: MKFNIKKRIVWFQVPPYKKRWLASLTALGFLVLTSIISFYIVDFRIRPTLVQLVRVAAHKTAIQAINDSIRANISPDIEYQSLIRMQLDSEGRVTFFQPNTGAINRIASEATLAVQKRLTGLPRQEVKIPLWQVFGSKILAGYGPELPVRITPVGLVDSTINDRFDAAGINQTRHRIFIRITAIIRVIVPLVHEEVAVTSDIPLTEAVIVGAVPGVYVHGGSGVIVPGNPNPPGK; encoded by the coding sequence ATGAAGTTCAATATAAAAAAACGAATCGTATGGTTTCAGGTTCCCCCTTACAAAAAAAGATGGCTGGCTTCATTAACGGCGTTGGGCTTTTTGGTTTTGACCTCCATTATCAGTTTTTATATCGTTGATTTCCGGATTCGCCCGACCTTGGTGCAACTGGTCCGGGTCGCGGCTCACAAGACCGCGATCCAAGCGATTAATGATTCGATCCGGGCGAATATTTCCCCGGATATCGAATACCAGAGCCTGATCCGAATGCAGCTGGACTCCGAAGGGCGGGTAACCTTTTTCCAGCCGAATACCGGGGCGATTAACCGGATCGCTTCTGAAGCCACCCTTGCGGTTCAGAAACGATTAACCGGTTTACCGCGTCAGGAAGTCAAAATTCCCCTTTGGCAGGTCTTTGGGTCCAAGATTTTGGCTGGTTATGGGCCGGAGTTACCGGTGCGGATCACCCCGGTAGGACTGGTGGACAGTACGATCAATGACCGATTCGATGCCGCCGGCATTAATCAGACCCGGCACCGGATCTTCATCCGAATCACCGCGATAATTCGGGTCATCGTGCCGCTGGTCCATGAAGAAGTGGCGGTAACATCGGATATTCCGCTGACCGAGGCGGTTATTGTGGGAGCTGTCCCGGGCGTTTACGTCCATGGCGGATCCGGCGTGATCGTGCCGGGAAACCCGAATCCGCCTGGAAAATAA
- a CDS encoding HD domain-containing protein gives MRLVQPLPEYFQLARQLYQTGPAHDFSHIERVFRLALKIGAAENANLQILGLAALFHDLARDEEAASQGMICHAAASAERTRRILLSRGMNPAVVEAVCDCIATHRYRDEHKPETLEAKCLFDADKLDSLGAVGVARAYLWLGERGGTVYVPRQVWERTDFRSNRPEDDSLQREWFIKLQYLKDNLYTETARALAEKRHRTMEAFLEILAREVVGEE, from the coding sequence ATGAGACTTGTTCAGCCGTTACCGGAGTATTTTCAATTGGCGCGCCAATTGTATCAGACCGGACCCGCACATGATTTTTCCCATATTGAACGGGTATTTCGATTGGCGCTGAAAATTGGCGCCGCTGAAAATGCAAATCTACAGATCCTGGGTTTGGCTGCTTTGTTTCATGATTTAGCCCGTGATGAGGAGGCCGCGAGCCAAGGAATGATCTGTCATGCCGCGGCCAGCGCGGAGCGAACCCGCCGGATTTTACTCAGCCGCGGCATGAACCCGGCGGTGGTGGAAGCGGTTTGTGATTGTATCGCCACCCATCGTTACCGGGATGAACATAAACCGGAAACGCTCGAAGCGAAGTGCCTTTTTGATGCCGACAAACTAGACTCGCTGGGTGCGGTGGGAGTCGCCCGCGCCTATCTGTGGCTCGGCGAACGGGGTGGCACGGTTTATGTTCCGCGCCAAGTTTGGGAACGAACCGATTTTCGGAGTAACCGCCCGGAAGACGATTCACTGCAAAGAGAATGGTTCATCAAACTTCAATACCTGAAAGATAACTTGTATACGGAAACCGCCCGGGCCTTGGCGGAAAAACGCCATCGCACCATGGAAGCTTTTTTGGAGATCCTCGCCCGCGAAGTGGTCGGAGAAGAGTGA
- a CDS encoding M20/M25/M40 family metallo-hydrolase — protein MFDWDSIRTETIRLLQDLIRINTTNPPGNEIQIALYIQEFLQREGIGCTIHEAAPGRANLVARLPGIGNGKPLIVLSHLDVVPANSGQWRFDPFEGAVAEDYLWGRGALDMKGMLAMELMALVLLKRSGMMPPREIMLVAVADEEAGGNLGMGWLIEQDIPGLKEAEYVINEGGFGGIREGIPLFSCQCGEKGVLWVKLTVPGTPGHASMPARDNAIIKMVQIIQRIMRLKRPMILCETSRAYLKELAYLKGLNLESQIALDYSLQLFATRHLKDERSIQAMLYHTISPTILQAGLKANVLPEACELTLDCRLLPGETPGHFLAEIQKSVNDSAVQYEILQAADPTESSSDTQLFKTMGRILQQEVPQAVLVPFLSPIATDSRFFRYRSITAYGLMPVIISEAELQRLHGIDERLSLPNLERGTRIMYEILRQLE, from the coding sequence ATGTTCGATTGGGATTCGATTCGGACCGAAACGATCCGACTGTTACAAGACCTGATTCGTATCAATACCACCAATCCGCCGGGTAACGAGATTCAAATTGCCCTGTATATTCAGGAGTTCTTGCAGCGGGAAGGGATTGGATGCACCATCCATGAAGCCGCCCCGGGACGGGCCAATCTGGTGGCGCGCCTGCCCGGCATCGGCAATGGCAAACCCCTCATTGTACTCAGCCATTTGGATGTTGTACCCGCAAACTCCGGCCAATGGCGGTTTGATCCTTTTGAAGGCGCGGTGGCGGAGGATTATCTTTGGGGCCGGGGCGCTTTGGATATGAAAGGCATGCTGGCGATGGAGCTGATGGCCTTGGTCCTGCTCAAGCGCTCGGGAATGATGCCGCCGCGGGAAATTATGCTGGTGGCTGTCGCCGATGAAGAAGCCGGAGGCAACCTGGGCATGGGTTGGCTTATCGAACAGGATATTCCGGGGTTGAAAGAAGCGGAGTACGTTATCAACGAGGGCGGATTCGGCGGCATTCGGGAGGGAATTCCGCTATTCTCTTGCCAGTGCGGGGAGAAAGGAGTATTGTGGGTCAAACTCACGGTGCCCGGCACACCCGGACATGCCTCCATGCCGGCGCGGGACAATGCCATCATCAAGATGGTCCAAATCATCCAGCGGATTATGCGTTTGAAACGGCCGATGATTCTTTGTGAAACCAGCCGGGCGTATTTGAAGGAATTAGCCTACTTAAAGGGCCTGAATCTTGAGTCCCAAATTGCGCTCGATTACAGTCTCCAACTGTTTGCCACCCGCCATCTCAAGGATGAACGCTCCATTCAAGCGATGCTCTACCATACGATTTCACCCACCATTTTACAGGCTGGCTTGAAAGCCAATGTCTTGCCCGAGGCTTGTGAGCTGACTTTAGACTGCCGGTTGTTGCCCGGCGAAACGCCGGGTCATTTCTTGGCGGAGATTCAAAAATCCGTCAATGATTCGGCGGTTCAGTACGAAATACTTCAGGCCGCCGATCCGACGGAATCTTCCTCCGACACTCAGTTGTTCAAGACCATGGGCCGGATCCTGCAACAAGAAGTGCCACAGGCGGTTTTGGTGCCGTTTCTTTCGCCTATCGCGACCGATTCCCGGTTTTTTCGCTACCGTTCCATTACAGCTTACGGCTTGATGCCGGTCATTATCTCCGAGGCTGAACTCCAACGGCTGCACGGCATCGACGAACGGCTTTCGCTTCCCAATTTAGAACGGGGAACGCGCATCATGTATGAGATCTTGCGGCAGCTTGAATAG
- a CDS encoding pyridoxal phosphate-dependent aminotransferase, protein MKLSERAHGINPSPTLAIDAKAKQMLKDGMDVIGFGAGEPDFDTPEVIKDEAIAALKKGETKYTPASGTVQLKEAVCLKMERDHGLKYAPNQVVICCGAKHALYNLFQVICDPGDEVVIPGPYWVSYSEQVLLAGAKPVIVPTCEAAGFKMTAAQFREAITPRTVALILNSPSNPTGTVYSREELEAIAAIAVEKQITVVSDEIYEKLLYEGEHVSIASLGQAIKDLTIIINGVAKTYAMTGWRIGYAVGDAKIIKAIGDLQSHSTSNPTSFCQSASAYAIAHPPTAEIEKMVGEFHSRRDYMVEKVNQIPGLSCRKPEGAFYVFVNMSGLIGKRFDGVPITDGDKLADLLLQRSNVAVVPGSGFGAPEYFRLSYATSRAKIEKGLERIAQFVARCS, encoded by the coding sequence GTGAAATTGTCTGAACGGGCACACGGCATCAATCCTTCGCCGACGCTGGCGATTGATGCCAAGGCCAAGCAGATGCTCAAGGATGGAATGGATGTCATTGGTTTCGGAGCCGGCGAACCGGACTTCGATACCCCGGAAGTTATCAAAGACGAAGCGATCGCCGCGCTGAAAAAAGGCGAGACGAAATATACCCCGGCATCCGGTACTGTCCAACTGAAAGAAGCAGTCTGTCTGAAGATGGAACGGGATCATGGTTTGAAATACGCCCCGAATCAGGTGGTGATCTGCTGTGGCGCGAAACATGCGCTGTATAATCTGTTTCAAGTGATCTGTGACCCGGGCGATGAGGTGGTCATTCCCGGACCCTATTGGGTCAGCTATTCGGAGCAGGTATTGCTGGCAGGCGCTAAACCGGTTATCGTTCCCACCTGCGAAGCGGCCGGATTCAAAATGACTGCCGCCCAATTCCGCGAGGCGATTACTCCCCGGACGGTGGCGCTCATCCTCAACAGCCCTTCCAACCCGACGGGAACCGTTTATAGCCGGGAGGAGCTGGAAGCCATCGCCGCGATTGCGGTTGAAAAGCAGATTACGGTGGTATCCGATGAGATTTACGAGAAATTGCTTTATGAAGGGGAACATGTCAGCATCGCCAGTCTTGGGCAAGCGATTAAGGACTTGACGATCATCATCAACGGCGTGGCCAAGACCTATGCCATGACCGGCTGGCGGATCGGGTACGCCGTGGGAGACGCCAAGATCATCAAAGCCATCGGCGATCTCCAAAGTCACAGTACCTCCAATCCGACCAGTTTTTGTCAAAGCGCCAGCGCTTACGCCATTGCCCATCCGCCGACGGCGGAGATTGAGAAGATGGTGGGCGAGTTCCACAGCCGCCGCGACTACATGGTGGAGAAGGTCAACCAGATTCCCGGACTGAGCTGCCGCAAACCGGAAGGCGCATTTTATGTTTTCGTGAATATGAGCGGACTGATTGGCAAACGGTTTGACGGCGTCCCCATCACGGACGGAGATAAACTGGCTGACCTTTTGCTGCAGCGTTCCAATGTCGCGGTAGTCCCCGGTTCGGGATTCGGCGCGCCTGAGTATTTCCGGCTGTCCTATGCGACTTCCCGGGCGAAAATCGAAAAAGGCCTGGAACGGATCGCGCAATTTGTGGCCAGGTGTTCGTAA
- a CDS encoding type I phosphomannose isomerase catalytic subunit — MLYPLKFQPVYKDYLWGGRNLERLGRKLPDGIVAESWEVSAHPDGVSLITNGEYAGSTLPDYLRRFGRAAIGSALPEAHAQQFPLLIKLIDANQKLSVQVHPDDLYAQSHEGGYGKNEMWYIISAEPGSQIIYDVRPGVSRDSLAQAVRENRIADCLQTVPVSAGDAFNIPAGKVHGLGAGIVLAEIQQSSNLTYRLYDYDRTDAAGHKRPLHIDKGLDVIDFAAAGRDPKIKGQRFSLGQAGVKELLVANRYFGVELYDLDGELGETTAGERFFIYTFISGTGEIRYAGGVLPIAPAESVFISAGLGDFIIAGQLKYLKSYVPNQL, encoded by the coding sequence GTGCTTTATCCTTTGAAATTTCAGCCCGTGTATAAAGATTATTTATGGGGCGGCCGCAACCTGGAGCGTCTCGGCAGAAAACTTCCGGACGGGATCGTCGCTGAGAGCTGGGAAGTCTCAGCCCATCCCGACGGGGTCAGCCTGATTACTAACGGCGAATATGCCGGTTCGACCCTACCCGATTATTTGCGCCGTTTTGGCCGGGCGGCGATTGGCTCCGCCTTGCCGGAAGCGCATGCGCAACAGTTCCCGTTGCTCATCAAGCTCATCGATGCCAACCAAAAACTCTCGGTTCAGGTCCACCCCGATGACCTCTATGCCCAGTCTCATGAGGGCGGGTACGGCAAGAACGAGATGTGGTATATTATCTCCGCCGAACCCGGCTCCCAGATCATTTATGATGTGAGACCCGGGGTCAGCCGGGATTCGCTCGCCCAAGCCGTCCGGGAGAACCGCATCGCCGATTGTCTGCAAACCGTTCCGGTGAGCGCCGGCGACGCGTTCAATATCCCGGCGGGAAAAGTCCATGGTCTCGGGGCGGGGATCGTTCTCGCCGAAATCCAGCAGAGTTCCAATTTGACCTACCGTCTTTACGACTACGATCGGACGGACGCGGCGGGCCACAAACGGCCGCTGCATATCGACAAGGGGCTCGATGTCATCGATTTTGCGGCAGCCGGCCGGGATCCCAAGATCAAAGGGCAACGTTTTTCCCTGGGCCAAGCCGGAGTGAAAGAGCTTTTGGTCGCCAACCGCTATTTCGGAGTCGAGCTGTACGACCTGGATGGAGAGCTGGGAGAGACCACGGCCGGGGAACGCTTCTTCATCTATACCTTTATCTCGGGTACGGGCGAGATCCGTTACGCCGGCGGCGTTTTGCCGATCGCGCCCGCCGAATCGGTGTTCATCTCGGCGGGGTTGGGCGATTTTATCATCGCCGGACAGCTTAAATATCTCAAATCTTATGTGCCCAATCAGCTTTGA
- a CDS encoding sialidase family protein, with protein MLKTVTREFVFTGKMPFECCHASHLTLLPGGDVLAAWFGGSREGADDVAIWSARRSGGQWTPPVQVAAEAGLPHWNPVLFTRPDGTVWLFYKVGRLLKEWSTRLKISQDNGLTWTEPVELVPGDRGGRGPVRNKLIVLSDGSWLAPASTEDGIWKAFADRSIDQGETWRKSNEIRIASLHEGADMEIRSDIPVSEQSFRGRGVIQPTLWESEPGRVHMLLRSTEGRIYRSDSADFGRTWSEAYPTGLPNNNSGIDLVKLQDGVLALIFNPVGLNWGPRTPLVLATSSDNGRTWGNDLVLEAGEGEYSYPAIIAAADRVYLTYTWKRERIVFGELHYTNP; from the coding sequence ATGTTGAAAACAGTAACCCGGGAATTTGTCTTTACAGGAAAAATGCCTTTCGAATGTTGCCACGCCTCCCATCTTACCTTACTCCCGGGCGGAGATGTTTTGGCGGCATGGTTCGGCGGAAGCCGGGAAGGCGCCGATGATGTGGCGATCTGGTCGGCGCGGCGGAGCGGCGGGCAATGGACCCCGCCGGTCCAAGTGGCCGCCGAAGCAGGGCTGCCTCATTGGAACCCGGTGCTCTTCACCCGGCCCGACGGCACGGTGTGGCTCTTTTATAAGGTCGGGCGGCTACTGAAGGAATGGTCTACCCGCTTGAAAATATCGCAGGATAACGGTCTGACCTGGACAGAACCAGTGGAACTAGTCCCCGGTGACCGGGGCGGACGCGGCCCGGTGCGGAATAAGTTGATCGTGCTCTCCGATGGCAGCTGGCTGGCGCCGGCCTCTACTGAAGACGGGATCTGGAAAGCGTTCGCCGACCGGTCGATCGACCAAGGAGAAACCTGGCGGAAGAGCAACGAAATCCGCATCGCGAGCCTTCATGAGGGCGCCGATATGGAGATTCGCAGCGATATCCCCGTCTCGGAACAATCCTTCCGGGGCCGGGGCGTCATCCAACCGACTCTTTGGGAGTCGGAGCCGGGCCGGGTCCATATGCTGTTGCGGAGTACCGAAGGCCGGATCTACCGGAGCGATTCGGCTGATTTCGGACGGACCTGGTCCGAGGCTTACCCTACCGGACTCCCCAACAATAACAGTGGGATTGATCTGGTCAAATTGCAGGATGGCGTCTTGGCGCTTATTTTTAACCCGGTCGGCCTCAATTGGGGGCCGCGTACCCCGCTGGTTTTGGCCACCTCATCCGATAACGGCCGCACCTGGGGTAACGACTTGGTCCTGGAGGCCGGTGAAGGCGAATATTCTTATCCCGCCATCATCGCGGCGGCAGATAGAGTGTATCTGACTTACACTTGGAAACGGGAACGGATCGTTTTTGGGGAGCTCCACTATACGAATCCATAA
- a CDS encoding carbohydrate ABC transporter permease, whose translation MKTKRINILPYLLMGLVALIFLFPMAWTIISALKPEGQIVSYPPQWIPQTPTLENFTLVLQKFPFMQWVWNSVFLAIVSTVLVLVLDSMAAYAFGRLEFRGKKILFGLIVSMLLVPIQAYVVPLYMLFSTLGMLNSYTALILPVCANVTGVFLLTCFFRSIPNELQEAAMIDGCNDFTIFYRVMIPLSKPALSSVAIITFISSWNSFLWPLIAIRSDHLKPLPVGVAQFMGAAGGVSGSAPQYGISLSAACMAVLPTLIVFLILQRFFVQGIVSSGIKG comes from the coding sequence ATGAAGACGAAACGGATAAACATTCTACCCTATCTGCTGATGGGTTTGGTGGCGCTGATCTTTCTTTTTCCCATGGCCTGGACCATTATTTCCGCGCTCAAGCCGGAAGGCCAGATCGTCAGTTATCCGCCGCAATGGATACCCCAGACCCCGACTTTGGAGAATTTCACTTTGGTCTTGCAGAAGTTCCCGTTCATGCAATGGGTTTGGAACAGCGTCTTTTTGGCGATCGTCTCCACCGTCCTGGTGCTGGTCCTGGATTCCATGGCCGCCTATGCTTTCGGGCGCCTTGAGTTCCGGGGCAAAAAAATTCTGTTCGGCCTGATCGTCTCCATGCTGCTGGTTCCGATCCAGGCCTATGTCGTCCCGCTGTACATGCTCTTTTCCACGCTTGGAATGTTGAACTCGTATACCGCCCTGATCCTGCCGGTCTGCGCCAATGTCACCGGAGTGTTCCTGTTGACCTGTTTCTTCCGGAGCATCCCCAACGAACTGCAGGAAGCGGCGATGATCGACGGTTGCAATGATTTCACCATCTTCTACCGGGTGATGATCCCGCTCTCCAAGCCGGCGCTTTCATCGGTGGCGATCATTACCTTTATCTCCAGTTGGAACAGCTTCCTCTGGCCGTTGATCGCCATCCGTTCCGACCATTTGAAACCTTTGCCGGTCGGCGTGGCCCAATTTATGGGCGCCGCGGGCGGAGTCAGCGGATCCGCCCCTCAGTACGGCATTTCGCTCTCGGCCGCCTGCATGGCGGTATTGCCGACGCTTATCGTATTCCTGATTTTGCAACGTTTCTTCGTGCAAGGCATCGTCTCTTCCGGTATCAAGGGGTAA
- a CDS encoding carbohydrate ABC transporter permease, with the protein MRKQEKVALFFLLPYLIVFIMFRLGPSIAGILVSFTKWDIIGNPQFIGFKNFWYLFQDQNFHIALKNTFLFLLLTAPPLVLFSLLFAVLLNQGMKGKNLVRTIVFSPYVIMPAVIGIIWNWLYDNNFGIINYYLRFIGLRPIEWLTSENWALFAVSIVTVWSLVGYNMILYLAGLQGIDNGLYEAARIDGANGFQMFIKLTVPMLAPVTSMIVTLTLINTVQIFDQIYVMTSGGPGTATLTLVQYMYGQAFQNFTLGYGSSIGFVILLILTGLVLFQSKVIKAES; encoded by the coding sequence ATGCGCAAGCAGGAGAAGGTCGCTTTGTTCTTTCTATTACCGTATTTGATCGTCTTTATCATGTTCCGGCTCGGCCCGAGCATCGCCGGAATTCTGGTCAGTTTCACCAAGTGGGATATTATCGGCAATCCCCAATTCATCGGTTTCAAGAATTTTTGGTATTTGTTCCAAGACCAAAATTTTCACATTGCTTTGAAGAATACGTTCCTGTTCCTATTGTTGACCGCCCCGCCGCTGGTCCTTTTCAGCCTGTTGTTCGCGGTATTGCTGAACCAAGGAATGAAGGGGAAGAATCTGGTGCGCACCATCGTCTTCTCCCCCTATGTGATTATGCCGGCGGTGATCGGGATCATCTGGAACTGGCTGTATGATAATAACTTTGGCATCATCAATTATTACCTGCGCTTCATCGGCCTTCGACCGATTGAGTGGTTGACCAGCGAGAACTGGGCGTTGTTCGCGGTATCCATCGTCACCGTCTGGTCGCTGGTGGGTTACAACATGATTCTCTATCTGGCGGGACTCCAGGGCATCGACAACGGTCTTTATGAGGCGGCCCGGATCGACGGCGCCAACGGTTTTCAAATGTTTATCAAACTGACCGTACCGATGCTGGCGCCGGTCACCTCGATGATCGTAACCCTGACATTGATCAACACGGTGCAAATCTTCGATCAGATTTATGTGATGACCAGCGGCGGTCCAGGAACCGCCACCCTGACCCTGGTCCAGTACATGTACGGTCAAGCCTTTCAAAACTTTACGCTGGGCTACGGCTCCTCCATCGGTTTTGTGATCTTGTTGATCTTAACCGGGCTGGTCCTCTTCCAGTCGAAAGTCATTAAAGCTGAGAGCTAG
- a CDS encoding ABC transporter substrate-binding protein, whose product MKMKRLFVLGLLVVMAVSAFGFQPVGVHAASPVQIDFWGGWTGPDGDVMRGLVEKFNKEHPGITVNLMTLQWTPLFSKFIIEAKGGNPPDVLAMHPFELGQFASMGVLDAKQVKSVKVKKADYTPNIWQGSFYSKVQYAVPLDFHTHALYYNKELLDKAGVASAPQNLEEFIKAGQKLTIDKNGKNAGEAGFDPNNVIQYGLGMNMNHHAFYQWFALMYQQNEKTFNEKTTRTSFNNNKAAKAWGFLQDLVFKYNIVPKGEKAPFDDFRAGKVAMLIDGPWQLPVLEKSNLKFGVAPYPQIFQKKAVWAAAHILTFPVNKKADASRKAAAVQFVKWLSDNSAEWAKSGNIPSKMSTIAETKKLPGREAFINMMSYAHFLPPLPKAAQVFSSVAPSPILTAAQDTLFNNKKPLDIVAQMKKEMDSILSAP is encoded by the coding sequence ATGAAAATGAAAAGGCTATTCGTACTGGGGTTGCTGGTGGTCATGGCAGTATCGGCATTCGGCTTTCAACCGGTTGGAGTCCATGCCGCAAGCCCGGTACAGATCGACTTCTGGGGCGGTTGGACCGGACCGGATGGCGATGTGATGCGGGGGCTGGTGGAGAAATTCAACAAAGAACACCCTGGGATCACCGTAAACCTGATGACGCTTCAATGGACTCCGCTCTTCTCCAAGTTCATCATCGAAGCAAAGGGCGGCAATCCTCCGGATGTCCTGGCAATGCACCCCTTTGAACTCGGCCAGTTCGCGAGCATGGGCGTGCTCGATGCCAAACAGGTTAAAAGCGTGAAAGTGAAAAAGGCTGATTATACGCCCAACATCTGGCAGGGATCGTTCTACAGTAAGGTGCAATATGCGGTACCCCTGGATTTCCATACTCACGCGCTCTATTACAATAAAGAATTGCTGGATAAAGCCGGCGTAGCCTCCGCTCCCCAAAACCTGGAGGAATTCATCAAAGCCGGTCAAAAACTCACCATCGACAAGAACGGCAAGAACGCCGGGGAAGCGGGTTTCGACCCCAACAATGTCATCCAGTACGGTTTGGGGATGAATATGAACCACCACGCGTTCTATCAATGGTTCGCCTTGATGTATCAACAAAATGAGAAAACATTTAATGAAAAGACCACCCGGACCTCGTTTAACAATAACAAAGCCGCCAAAGCCTGGGGATTCCTGCAGGATCTCGTCTTTAAGTACAACATCGTCCCCAAAGGTGAAAAGGCTCCGTTCGATGATTTCCGGGCGGGAAAAGTGGCGATGTTGATCGATGGCCCCTGGCAGTTGCCGGTGCTGGAGAAGTCCAATCTCAAATTCGGCGTGGCCCCCTATCCGCAAATCTTCCAGAAAAAAGCGGTGTGGGCCGCAGCCCATATTCTCACCTTCCCGGTAAATAAGAAAGCCGATGCCAGCCGGAAAGCGGCCGCCGTTCAATTCGTCAAATGGCTCTCGGACAACTCGGCGGAATGGGCCAAATCCGGCAACATCCCGTCCAAGATGTCCACCATCGCGGAAACGAAAAAACTTCCGGGACGGGAAGCCTTTATCAACATGATGAGTTATGCGCATTTCCTGCCTCCGCTGCCCAAGGCCGCCCAAGTATTTTCATCGGTTGCGCCGAGCCCGATCCTGACCGCGGCGCAGGATACGCTGTTCAATAACAAGAAACCCCTGGATATCGTCGCTCAAATGAAAAAGGAGATGGACTCCATCCTATCCGCGCCCTGA
- a CDS encoding dihydrodipicolinate synthase family protein, translated as MDSQELHGVIVPLVTPLHNDETVDVPALRRVINYIIKGGVHGIFPLGTSGEFARLSDAERRTIMEVTIAETQQRVPVLVGISDTGLHRVIENLKIAESLGADAVVVSPPYYYPVHDDAEIVAFYSEVAERSSLPILLYNIPVTCGTNISLAALEQILSGSGSKIVGIKDSSGNRDYLQQIISRYHDNPAFRIFVGDESIGYEGLAAGAHGIVPSLGNVFPRLFVALYEAIRDGELSKARSIADQINAMNKMNLYSNSWMSAIVWRKAALSQLSLCGEKVTEPYIPITDAVRRDIAQMVAIYSENYGI; from the coding sequence ATGGACAGCCAAGAATTGCATGGAGTCATCGTCCCTTTGGTCACCCCGTTACATAACGACGAAACTGTCGATGTCCCGGCTCTGCGGCGAGTGATCAATTATATAATCAAGGGTGGTGTGCATGGCATTTTTCCGCTGGGTACTTCAGGGGAGTTTGCGCGCTTAAGTGATGCCGAGCGACGTACGATCATGGAAGTCACCATCGCCGAAACGCAACAGCGGGTCCCGGTTTTGGTCGGCATCAGCGACACCGGACTCCATCGGGTAATCGAAAATCTCAAAATCGCCGAGAGCCTGGGGGCCGATGCCGTGGTGGTCTCCCCTCCCTATTATTATCCGGTTCATGACGACGCCGAGATCGTCGCGTTCTACTCCGAAGTCGCGGAGCGTTCCTCCCTGCCTATCCTACTCTACAATATTCCGGTGACTTGCGGCACCAATATCAGTCTCGCCGCGCTGGAGCAGATCCTCTCCGGCAGCGGTTCCAAGATCGTCGGTATCAAAGACAGCAGCGGGAATCGCGATTATTTACAGCAGATCATCTCCCGTTATCACGACAATCCGGCCTTCCGCATCTTCGTTGGCGATGAATCGATAGGCTATGAAGGCCTGGCCGCCGGCGCCCATGGTATCGTCCCCTCGCTGGGGAATGTTTTCCCGCGCCTCTTTGTCGCTCTCTATGAAGCCATCCGTGACGGCGAACTCTCCAAAGCACGGAGTATCGCCGATCAGATCAATGCCATGAACAAAATGAATCTTTACAGCAACTCCTGGATGTCCGCCATTGTCTGGCGGAAAGCGGCCCTATCCCAACTTTCGTTATGCGGCGAAAAAGTCACTGAGCCTTACATCCCGATCACCGACGCCGTACGGCGCGACATTGCGCAAATGGTTGCAATTTACTCCGAAAATTACGGAATCTAA
- a CDS encoding IclR family transcriptional regulator, translating to MKSLFKAIKLLDYFTNDAPERGISELSELSGLLKSTVHNIVTTFEQAGFLEKNPETNKYHLGMKVLQLSNNLYATHDLRRIIRPYLEEFCDASRETVYLAKLSEDEVIYIDAIYPIGVTPGRSVIGLKAPLYCTGVGKAILANLPENELQKIIAKGLEPFTPYTITDPVAFLQEMNLIRARGYAIDNMEHEYGIKCIAVPIQNYKGTTVASVSISGPSLRFTEPKIEEYAAMLLRATREMRGLIQR from the coding sequence GTGAAATCCTTATTTAAAGCCATCAAATTATTGGACTATTTTACCAATGACGCTCCGGAACGCGGCATCAGCGAACTCAGCGAACTGTCCGGCCTGTTAAAGAGCACGGTTCACAATATTGTGACCACGTTTGAACAAGCGGGCTTTTTGGAGAAAAATCCGGAGACGAATAAGTATCATTTGGGTATGAAAGTGCTGCAATTAAGCAACAATCTTTACGCCACCCATGATTTGCGCCGGATTATCCGGCCATATCTGGAAGAATTCTGTGATGCCAGTCGCGAGACAGTTTATTTAGCCAAACTCTCCGAGGACGAAGTCATCTATATCGATGCCATCTATCCCATCGGCGTTACGCCCGGGCGATCCGTCATCGGCCTGAAAGCGCCGCTCTATTGCACCGGCGTCGGCAAGGCAATCTTGGCCAATCTGCCGGAGAACGAGCTTCAAAAAATCATCGCCAAAGGCCTGGAGCCATTCACGCCCTATACGATCACCGATCCGGTGGCCTTTTTACAAGAGATGAACCTGATCCGGGCCAGGGGTTATGCCATCGATAACATGGAGCATGAGTACGGAATCAAATGTATCGCCGTGCCGATTCAAAACTATAAAGGGACCACTGTCGCTTCGGTAAGCATCTCCGGCCCCTCGTTACGTTTTACCGAGCCTAAGATCGAAGAGTATGCGGCCATGTTGTTACGGGCAACCCGGGAAATGAGAGGTTTAATCCAACGCTGA